TGGGTAAATAGTTCCTGCACTCTTTTCCGTTCTTCCCGTCCCATGCCGCCCTGGATGGTTGCTACGGCATCGTCACGGCCAAGGAGCGACCGGATTTTTTCAGCCAAGTAATTAAGTGTATCGCGGTGTTCGGTGAATATTACCAACTTACGGCGCATGCCGCCGGCGTCAAACATGGCGGTCTCATTCTGGAGCAGTTTGGATAGCTCATCCCATTTGCGGTCGGCGCCGCTGGCTCTGAGTTCTTTGGCCCGCTTCTCCAGGTAGCGGAGCTTGTCTATTTCGGCTTCCAGCTCGGCGATGGTCTGCGCGGCCGTAGCCTGGTCGACCACCATTTCTTCAATTTCTTCCACTTCGGCGCCCGGCGCGTCTTCCAAATCCGCCAGATCTTCCGCCGATAGGCTAATTAGCCGCTCTCGCTCCTGGCGCAGCTGGTGGCCACGCCTCAGAATTTTTTCTTCCCGCAGCCGCTTTTCCAGGCGTTCGCGTCGCCGACGCAGCGATTGGTAAATGGCTTCCGGCGACGAGGCCAACCGTCGTTGGAGGATGGTCAGGGCAAAGCCCACGGTCCCCTTACGGCTGTCGCTTGCCAGCGCTTCCGCCCGGTTGAACTCGTCCCGGACATAGCCGGTAACTTCGCTATACAGGTCGGCTTCGGCATCAGATAAGGTGTAATTGACGGTGTAGGCCATCCGTTCGGGAAATAGCGGCGTACCGTCGAATTTTAACAGCTCTTCTTTGACCATGCGGCGCATGAGGTCGGATACATCCACCGTATGTACGCCGTCCCGGAACCGGCCTTCAAACCGGTCGGCGTCTAACAGGGCCATAAATAGCTGAAAATCTTCTTCTTTGCCATTGTGGGGCGTCGCCGTCAAGAGCAGAAAATGTCGCGCTATCCGGCCGAGCAATTGCCCAAGACGGTATCGTTTGGTAAACTTCACTTCGCCGCCAAAGAAGCTGGCCGACATTTTGTGCGCTTCGTCCACCACAATGAGATCCCATTCAGTCTCGCCCAGCTTGACCTGTAAATTTTCATCGCGCGCCAGCTTGTCAAGCCTGGCGATGCACATCGGTATTTCGTTAAAAATGTTGCCTGTCCGCGACGCCTCAATCCGGTCGTTGGTGAGAATCTCGAACGGGAGTTGAAACCGGGAATACATTTCATCCTGCCACTGGTCGGCGAGATTGCCCGGCGACACAATCAGGCAGCGGGACAAATCGCCTCGGACCATCAGTTCCTTGATAAATAAGCCGGTCATGATGGTTTTGCCGGCGCCCGGGTCGTCAGCAAGGAGAAAACGGAGCGGCTGCCGCGTCAATAGTTCACCGTACACGGCCGTGATTTGGTGAGGCAACGGCTCAACAAGCGACGTATGTACCGCCATCTGCGGGTCAAAAAGATAGGCCAGCCGAATGCGGTACGCCTCGGAAACAAGCTTGAGCAGACCGCCGTCGCCGTCGAAACTCCAGGGCAGGCCGTTTTCGGCGATTTCCAGGCTGCTTTCCCGGTCGCGGTAAATAAGTTCACTGTGCGGTCGGCCCGCCGGGTCTTTATAAGTCAGTTCCACCACGGCCGTACCATACCATTTTACATCCACCACCGTGGCTAAGCCGTCAGGCAAAAGGCCTTTCACCTTCGCCCCGCGCGTCAGTTCCTCCAGACGTGCCAAGTTATCGCCTCCCCTGGACAGTTATTGCTACTATAATCAGCAAATAGTATTTATTATTGTAGAAATTCTCGCGACCAATATTATCTCCTGCAAATTGGCCGCAATAACCAGATAACTAAAACCCCCGCTACTAGCGGGGGTTGGGATTAATTCGGATGGTTTATTGTAAAATAAAATGCAACAGTAGAAGATGAGAAAAATGCTCCCATGTAGAATTCCGGTATGATAAGGGTGCTCAATCAAAACCATACAGAAAGTTTCGGCCATGGGCGTCTATAAACGGCATAGCACATCTGCACGGTCTTTTAAACACCTAAATAAGTATGAGTGTGGGATGATCAAAGCCTTTTTGGATGAAACGGTCGAAGACAATCAACGAACGCCTAAAGCTTTATCTTTAGCCGGGCGACCGTAAAGTTCATAGTACAACAGCGGCACGGCAAACAGCGTAAGGACCGTGGCGGCTACCGCCCCGAACATCATGGCGATGGCCAGGCCCTGGAATATCGGATCAAACAGCATTACAAACGAGCCGACGACCACGGCCAAAGCCGTCAGGACAATCGGACGGACACGGACAGCGCCAGCCGCAATAACCGCCTGCCGGACATCGCCCTGCTCTTGCCGGGCGGACTCAACAAAGTCTACCAGTAATATCGAGTTACGGACAATAATGCCTGCCAGCGCGATAAATCCGATCATCGAGGTGGCGGTGAAGAAAGCGCCAAACAGCCAGTGGCCAGGCAAAATCCCGACCAGGGTAAGCGGTATCGGGGCCATGATGATGACCGGGGTGACAAAGCTTTTAAACCAGGCGACAACCAGAATATAGATGAGCACCAGCACGACGGCGAAAGCCAGGCCCATGTCCCGGAAAACCTCCTGGGTGATGTGCCATTCGCCGTCCCACTTGATGGCATACCTGTCTTCCAGCCAGGGCTGCACTGCTGAATATTGCTTTAGCTCATCGCCGCCGGAAAGCCCAATCCGGCTGATGCGGTCGCGCATCTTGAGGATGGCGTAGACCGGACTTTCCTCCTGGCCAGCGACATCGGCCACCACATAGGTCACCTGGCGCAGATTTTTATGATAGATGGTCTTGTCCTCCACCGTTTCTCGTTTTTGCACCAGGCCGGCCAGGGGCACCTGGCGGCCGTCGGCGGTCGGCACGGTCAGCCGGGCCAGAAGCTGGCCGTCCCCCCGCTCGTCCGGCGGCAGGCGGAGGACCACCTCTACCGGTTCTTTGTCTTTATCCACATGGGCCAGGCCGGCGGTAAAGCCACCAAGCGCCGCCTGCACCGTCTGGGCGGCGGTTTGGACATCCACGCCACTTAAAGCGGCTTTTCCCCGGTCCACCTCATACACCAGCTTGGGACGGTCGTTTTCGACATACCAGTCCACATCAACCACCCCAGGCGTGCTGGCGAATATCTCTTTTACGCGGCGGGCTACGGCCAGCTGCCCCGCCCGGTCCGGGCCGTAAACTTCGGCGACCAGGGTGCTGAGGACCGGCGGTCCGGGCGGGACTTCCGCCACTTTCAGGCGAGCGCCGTACCGGTCGGCTATTGCCGTGAGGACCGGCCGCAGTCTTTTAGCAATGTCATGGCTCTGGGCCGACCGTTTGTCTTTGGCTACCAGGTTGACCTGGATATCCGCGGTGCTGGCGCCCTGACGCATATAATAATGGCGTACCAGACCGTTAAAGTTATAAGGAGCGGCAGTGCCGATATAGGCCTGGTAGTCGGTTACTTCCGGCACAGTCTTCAAGTACTCGCCTAGCTCGCGTGCCAGGGCCGCCGTCCGCTCCAGCGGGGCGTCCTCCGGCAGGTCGACGATGAGTTCGATCTCGCTCTTGTTGTCAAATGGCAGCATCTTGACCATAACGGCCTTTAGCGGTATCAATGCTACAGCGGCGGCCAGCAAGACAACCATCCCACCCAAGACCAGGCGCCGCCGCCGCGCATCATCCACCAGGGCGGCCAGCATCCCGGTGTACCAGGCGTGCAGGCGGCCGGCCGCTTCGGTCTCGGTTTTGTGATGCCGGGTATTTTTCAACACCTTATAACTCAGCCAGGGACTGACGATAAACGCCACCAGCAAGGAAAACAGCATGGCCGCCGATGCCCCCACCGGGATGGGGCGCATATACGGTCCCATCAGTCCGGAGACAAAGGCCATGGGTAGTAGCGCGGCAATAACCGTAAAAGTAGCCAGGATGGTAGGATTGCCCACCTCGTCCACCGCCGCTACCGCCGCCCTGACGCTTACGCCGTTTAGCCGAAAATGGCGGTGAATATTCTCTACCACCACTATAGCGTCATCGACCAGTATGCCGATAGAGAAAATCAAGGCAAACAGCGTCACCCGGTTGAGGGTATAACCGTACAGGTAGTTTACCAATAGCGTCAATGCCAGCGTCACCGGCACAGCCACCGCCACCACCGCCGCTTCCCGCCAGCCCAGCGCCAGGGCCATCAGGATAACGACAGAAAAAGTAGCGATCAGCATATGCTCCAAAAGCTCGTCGGACTTTTCCTTGGCCGTTTCACCGTAATTACGGGTAACTGTTATATTTATGTCACCCGGTATGAGCACGCCCCGGAGGGCTTCCGCCTTGGCCAGGGCCCGGTCGGCAATAAGGCTGGCGTTGGCGCCTTTCTTCTTGGCGACCGCTACCGTCACCGCCTCCCGGTCGGCCTCGGGCCGGGCAGCGGCCGGTATGCCGGCCTTATAGGCGGCAGCCGGTCCCAGGCCCATGAAGACGTACTGGTCGGGCTCGCCGGGCCGGTCGTCGACTGTGGCTACGTCTTTTAAGTATACCGGCCGGCCGTCCCGCACGGCGACCACCACGTCGGCCAGGTCGGCGGCGCTGTATAAGAGGGCACCGGTCTTAACGCTGTACTCCCGGTTGTCTTTACTGGTGCTGGCGGCAAGGGCGACATTTGCCTTTTGCAAGGCCGCCACCAGTTCCGGAACGCTGGTATTATAGGCGGCCAGCCGGCCGGCATCCAGCGTTACTTTGAACTGGCGCCGCTGACCGCCGATAACCGTGCACTCGGACACATTGTCGTCCTTTTTCAATTCAGCAGCCAGCTCCACCGCTACCCGCCGAAGCTCATAACCGCTGTAGTGGCCAGCATCGCTCCATAGCGTAAGAGCCAGCACCGGCACGTCGTCGATCGACCGCGCCTTGACCAGGGGCTGCGATACACCGGGCGGGATGCGGTCGTAGTTGGCCATCAACTTGGTGTACAGTTTGACCAGGCTGGCCTCGGTGTTTTCGCCAACGTAAAACCGGACAATGGTCAGATTCTGGCCGGGCTGGACGATAGAGTAGACGTATTCCACCCCAGTTATTTCCCACAATAGCTGCTCCAGCGGCCGCGTAACCCGCTCACGCACTTCTTCCGCCGATGCACCAGGATAGCTGACCAACACGTCGACCATCGGAACGACTATCTGTGGCTCTTCCTCACGTGGGGTGATAACCGTGACAAAAACCCCGACCAAAAGGGAAACAATTACAATAATCGGCGTCAGCTTAGAAGTTATGAACGCCTTGGCAATTCTGCCGGCCAGACCGCTGTTCATCGCACTACCACCTCTTTAGCCACCGCGCCGTCCAGGGCCCGGTCAACGTCGCTTACCACCACCTGGTCACCTGCCGCCAACCCGGTCAATATCTCCACCTGCTGTCCATAGTCTTTGCCGGTTTTGACCAGCCGATAGCGAATGACATTGT
Above is a window of Thermosinus carboxydivorans Nor1 DNA encoding:
- a CDS encoding efflux RND transporter permease subunit, which gives rise to MNSGLAGRIAKAFITSKLTPIIVIVSLLVGVFVTVITPREEEPQIVVPMVDVLVSYPGASAEEVRERVTRPLEQLLWEITGVEYVYSIVQPGQNLTIVRFYVGENTEASLVKLYTKLMANYDRIPPGVSQPLVKARSIDDVPVLALTLWSDAGHYSGYELRRVAVELAAELKKDDNVSECTVIGGQRRQFKVTLDAGRLAAYNTSVPELVAALQKANVALAASTSKDNREYSVKTGALLYSAADLADVVVAVRDGRPVYLKDVATVDDRPGEPDQYVFMGLGPAAAYKAGIPAAARPEADREAVTVAVAKKKGANASLIADRALAKAEALRGVLIPGDINITVTRNYGETAKEKSDELLEHMLIATFSVVILMALALGWREAAVVAVAVPVTLALTLLVNYLYGYTLNRVTLFALIFSIGILVDDAIVVVENIHRHFRLNGVSVRAAVAAVDEVGNPTILATFTVIAALLPMAFVSGLMGPYMRPIPVGASAAMLFSLLVAFIVSPWLSYKVLKNTRHHKTETEAAGRLHAWYTGMLAALVDDARRRRLVLGGMVVLLAAAVALIPLKAVMVKMLPFDNKSEIELIVDLPEDAPLERTAALARELGEYLKTVPEVTDYQAYIGTAAPYNFNGLVRHYYMRQGASTADIQVNLVAKDKRSAQSHDIAKRLRPVLTAIADRYGARLKVAEVPPGPPVLSTLVAEVYGPDRAGQLAVARRVKEIFASTPGVVDVDWYVENDRPKLVYEVDRGKAALSGVDVQTAAQTVQAALGGFTAGLAHVDKDKEPVEVVLRLPPDERGDGQLLARLTVPTADGRQVPLAGLVQKRETVEDKTIYHKNLRQVTYVVADVAGQEESPVYAILKMRDRISRIGLSGGDELKQYSAVQPWLEDRYAIKWDGEWHITQEVFRDMGLAFAVVLVLIYILVVAWFKSFVTPVIIMAPIPLTLVGILPGHWLFGAFFTATSMIGFIALAGIIVRNSILLVDFVESARQEQGDVRQAVIAAGAVRVRPIVLTALAVVVGSFVMLFDPIFQGLAIAMMFGAVAATVLTLFAVPLLYYELYGRPAKDKALGVR